The Streptomyces sp. NBC_00659 genomic interval GCGGCCTCGGGGAAGCCGATCATCGCGACGGCCTGGGCGGCGGCCACGGCTATGGGCAGCGCGTTCGGGTCGGCGAGGCCGATGTCCTCGCTGGCGGAGATCATCAGGCGGCGGGCGATGAAGCGGGGGTCCTCGCCCGCCTCGATCATCCGGGCCAGGTAGTGCAGGGCGGCGTCCACGTCGGAGCCGCGGATGGACTTGATGAGCGCGCTCGCCACGTCGTAGTGCTGGTCACCGTCGCGGTCGTACTTCACGGCGGCGCGGTCGACCGTCTCCTCCAGCGTCTGGAGGGTGATCTCCGGCTCGCCCTTGTCGAGCGCGGCGCCGGCCGCGGCCTCCAGGGCCGTCAGGGCGCGGCGGGCGTCACCGCCGGCGATCCTCAGCAGGTGGTTCTCGGCGTCCCCGGGCAGGGCCACGGACTCCTTGAGGCCACGTTCCGAGCCGAGCGCGCGGCGCAGCAGGCCGCGCAGGTCGTCGTCGGTGAGCGGTTCGAGGGTCAGGAGGAGGGAGCGGGAGAGCAGGGGCGAGATCACCGAGAAGTACGGGTTCTCGGTGGTCGCCGCGATCAGGGTCACCCAGCGGTTCTCCACGGCGGGGAGCAGGGAGTCCTGCTGGGCCTTGCTGAAGCGGTGGATCTCGTCCAGGAAGAGGACGGTCTCCTTGCCGTAGCCGCCGGTGGCGCGGCGGGCTCCTTCGATGACCGCGCGTACTTCCTTGACGCCCGCGGTGATCGCGGAGAGCTCGACGAAGCGCTTGTCGGTGGCCTTGGAGACGACGTACGCGAGGGTCGTCTTGCCGGTGCCCGGCGGGCCCCACAGGATCACCGAGGACGGTCCGGCGGGGCCGCCGCTCCCCTCGGCGACGAGTCTGCGCAGGGGCGAGCCCGGCTTCAGCAGATGCTGCTGTCCCACGACCTCGTCGAGGGTGCGCGGACGCATCCGCACCGCCAGCGGGCTGGCGGACGGGTCCTTCTCCTGGCGCTCTTCGGCGGCGGCGGTGAACAGGTCGGGCTCCACGTCCGAAACCCTATGTCACCCCGCTGACAATCCCCGCGGGACCGTCAGCTGGTCCAGAAGTCCCACCAGCGGGTCAGGATCAGCACGCCGATGATGCCGATGTGCAGCGTGGGCAGGACCCAGGTGAACTCGCCGAAGAAGCTCTTGGCCCAGCGCGGGGCGGGCAGGAAGCCGTTGCGGACGTTGAAGGAGGTCACGTACCAGAACATGATGATCGTGGCGACCCAGGCCAGGTTGCACCACAGGCAGAGCGAGCCGATGCGGTACAGCGACTGGAACTGGAGCCAGGTGCAGAACGCGACGCCGAAGAGCGTGCCCGCGTTGAAGGTCAGCCAGTACCACCGGGGGAAGGCGGCCCGCGCGAGCAGGCTCATGCCGACGCAGATCACGATGCCGTAGGCGACGAGCCCCATCATGGGGTTCGGGAAGCCGAAGGCCGAGGCCTGGTCGCTCTTCATGATGTTGCCGCAGGAGACCACCGGGTTCAGGCTGCACCCCGGGACGAAGTTCGGGTTCTCCAGCAGCTTGAACTTGTCGATCGTGATGACCCACGAGGCAAGGAGACCGGCCGCACCCGTGATCACCAGCAGCACCGCGAGGGCGCGACTGCCGCCGGCCGTCCGCACAGCGGTGGCGGGGCGTTCCTGATCGGTCGGGACGTCCTTGACTGTCGTCTGGTTCATCACGCCGTTTCCGTAGCTTCGAAGGGGCCTGCGGGCAGGCTCATTGTGCCGCACCCGCCCGCTCGTCCACCGTTCGGTGGACATAAGAAGGTACGCACGGTCGTTCCGGAGCGTTCGGTTCGGCGGGAGGCTCGCCGTCATGACAACAGACGCGGACCGGCTCGTGGTGGACGTACGGGGACTGCGCAAGCGGTACGGGGACGTGACCGCCGTCGACGGCATCGATCTCGGCATCCGGCAGGGCGAGGTGTTCGGCCTGCTCGGACCCAACGGGGCGGGCAAGAGCACCACCGTGGAGATCCTCCAGGGCAACCGGCGGCGGGACGCGGGCGAGGTCTCCGTGCTCGGCTCGGACCCGGCGACCGCCACGCGCGCGTGGCGGTCCCGTGTCGGAATCGTCTGGCAGGACGAATCCGCGCCCGCCGAGTTGACGGTGGGCGAGACGGTGAGGCATTTCTCCCGTTATTACCCGAATCACCGTGATCCGGAGGAGGTCATCGGCCTGGTCGGCCTGGAGGAGAAGGCGGGCAGCCGGATCAAGTCGCTCTCGGGCGGCCAGCGGCGACGGCTCGATGTCGCCCTCGGGGTGATCGGCGGCCCCGAACTGCTGCTCCTGGACGAGCCGACGACGGGCTTCGACCCGGCGGCGCGACGGCAGTTCTGGGACCTGATCCGCAAGCTGGCCGACGAGGGCACGACGATCCTCCTGACCACGCACTACCTGGAGGAGGCGGAGTCCCTCGCGGACCGGCTGGCGGTCGTCGCGCGGGGCCGTGTCGTCGCCGAGGGCGACCCGGCCGCGCTCCGCGAGCGCTTCGGCACCGGGGCGACGGTCGAGTGGACGGAGGCCGACGGCAGCCCGCGCAGCGAACGCACGGACACCCCCACCAGGACCGTCGCCGCGCTCACGCGCCGCTTCGACGGGGAGATCCCGGGGCTCCGGGTGAGCCGCCCCACCCTGGAGGACGTCTATCTGCGACTGACCGGCCCGGAGGACGCGCGATGACCACGACCGACGTACGACCGGGCACGAAGAACGCGTCCGGCCGGCTGCCCGGCGCCTGGGGACTGGGGCTGCGCCGCGGCGGCCTGGAGCTCCGGCAGTTCTTCCGCCAGCGCGACCAGGTGGTGTTCACCTTCGCCTTCCCGGTCGTCTTCCTGTTCCTGTTCGCGTCGATCTTCAGCGACGACGTGGCGGGCGCGGGCATCACCGCCTCCCAGCTGTACGTCCCGGCGATGATGGCCGCGGGCATCATGTCGACCAGCTTCCAGTCCCTCGGCATCTCGATCGCGATCGAGCGGGACGAGAAGGTGCTGCGCCGGCTGCGCGGGACACCGATGCCTCCGGCCGCGTACTTCCTCGGCAAGATATGGCTGGTTCTCGCGACCGGCGCCCTGGAGACGGCGATCCTGCTCCTCGTCGGCACCTCTCTGTACGACGTCGACCTGCCCTCGGACCCCGGCAAGTGGGCGGACTTCGCCTGGATCTTCGTGCTGGGGCTCACGGCCTGCGCCCTGCTCGGCATCGCGATCAGTACGGTCCCGAAGTCGGGCAGGAGTGCCACGTCGGTGGTCGTCCTGCCCTTCCTGGTCCTCCAGTTCATCTCCGGCGTCTACATCGCCATCGACACCATCCCCGACTGGATGCTGAACATCGGCGCGCTGTTCCCCCTCAAGTGGATGTGCCAGGGGCTGCGCGGGGTGTTCCTGCCCGAGTCCGCCAAGGTCCTCGAACAGGCGGGAGGCTGGGAGTTCGGGCGGATCGCCCTGGTGCTCGGGGCATGGTGCGTCGGAGGATTGCTGCTGTGCCTGCTGACCTTCCGCTGGAAGAACCGGCGCGACGGATGAGGGCTCCGGCCGCGCGCCCCGGCCCGGCGCCGGACGCACCGCGTCCGGCGCCGGAGCCGGACGGTGCTCAGGGGCGTCCCGCGCCGGGCGGGGCCCGCGCTTCGAACACCTGGGAGCTCTCGTTCCGGCTCTGGGACGCGTACTTCGCGGTCGTGTGGGTGGCCACCCTGGTGTTCGTGCTCGGCACGGCCCACCCCGGGTTCCACGTCCGACTCGCGGCCGGCGGGCTCCTTCTGCTGCTGATCCCCTGGTATCTGCTGGTCGGGCGCCCGGTCCTCACCTCCGGCGCCCCCGACGAGCGCCGCGCCCTCGGCTACATCGCGGGCGCGGTCCTGCTGTTCCTGCCTCCCGGAGTACTGGTCGGTGAGACCCGGCTGATGACCTTCGCGCTCATCCCCCAGTGCTTCAACGCGCTGCGGCTGCGCCGGGCACTCGCCGCCACGACCGTCATCAACATCGCGCCGGTGGCGGGCTGGGCCCTGCTGTGGCGGCCCGAGGGACAGGTCCTCTTCTTCAACACGGTCTTCGCCGTGGTCACGCTCGTGTTCTCGACGGCCATGGGCAGCTGGATCATCCGCATCATGGAGCAGAGCCGGGAACGGGCCGCGCTGATCACCGAGTTGGACGCCAGCCGCCACGAGATCGCCCGGCTCTCGGCCGCGCACGGAGCGCTGGCGGAGCGCGAACGGTTCTCCAGGGAGATCCACGACACCCTCGCCCAGGGCTTCACCAGCCTGCTGATGCTGGTCCAGGCCGTCGAGGCCGAGC includes:
- a CDS encoding ABC transporter permease, which gives rise to MTTTDVRPGTKNASGRLPGAWGLGLRRGGLELRQFFRQRDQVVFTFAFPVVFLFLFASIFSDDVAGAGITASQLYVPAMMAAGIMSTSFQSLGISIAIERDEKVLRRLRGTPMPPAAYFLGKIWLVLATGALETAILLLVGTSLYDVDLPSDPGKWADFAWIFVLGLTACALLGIAISTVPKSGRSATSVVVLPFLVLQFISGVYIAIDTIPDWMLNIGALFPLKWMCQGLRGVFLPESAKVLEQAGGWEFGRIALVLGAWCVGGLLLCLLTFRWKNRRDG
- a CDS encoding sensor histidine kinase translates to MPADLPLEEPARRMRAPAARPGPAPDAPRPAPEPDGAQGRPAPGGARASNTWELSFRLWDAYFAVVWVATLVFVLGTAHPGFHVRLAAGGLLLLLIPWYLLVGRPVLTSGAPDERRALGYIAGAVLLFLPPGVLVGETRLMTFALIPQCFNALRLRRALAATTVINIAPVAGWALLWRPEGQVLFFNTVFAVVTLVFSTAMGSWIIRIMEQSRERAALITELDASRHEIARLSAAHGALAERERFSREIHDTLAQGFTSLLMLVQAVEAELDHDLPQARRHLALMDETARQNLAEARALVTGGTPADLDGATLPDALRRLAARHDASLDVTGPVRPLPAGPEVVILRSCQEALTNARKHAGSSPAVAVALTYTADSLALSVRDDGRGFDPGVPVGGYGLAGLRARAAEVGGTALIRSAPGDGTTVTVRLPVPRSDA
- a CDS encoding vitamin K epoxide reductase family protein; its protein translation is MNQTTVKDVPTDQERPATAVRTAGGSRALAVLLVITGAAGLLASWVITIDKFKLLENPNFVPGCSLNPVVSCGNIMKSDQASAFGFPNPMMGLVAYGIVICVGMSLLARAAFPRWYWLTFNAGTLFGVAFCTWLQFQSLYRIGSLCLWCNLAWVATIIMFWYVTSFNVRNGFLPAPRWAKSFFGEFTWVLPTLHIGIIGVLILTRWWDFWTS
- a CDS encoding ABC transporter ATP-binding protein, whose amino-acid sequence is MTTDADRLVVDVRGLRKRYGDVTAVDGIDLGIRQGEVFGLLGPNGAGKSTTVEILQGNRRRDAGEVSVLGSDPATATRAWRSRVGIVWQDESAPAELTVGETVRHFSRYYPNHRDPEEVIGLVGLEEKAGSRIKSLSGGQRRRLDVALGVIGGPELLLLDEPTTGFDPAARRQFWDLIRKLADEGTTILLTTHYLEEAESLADRLAVVARGRVVAEGDPAALRERFGTGATVEWTEADGSPRSERTDTPTRTVAALTRRFDGEIPGLRVSRPTLEDVYLRLTGPEDAR
- a CDS encoding replication-associated recombination protein A codes for the protein MEPDLFTAAAEERQEKDPSASPLAVRMRPRTLDEVVGQQHLLKPGSPLRRLVAEGSGGPAGPSSVILWGPPGTGKTTLAYVVSKATDKRFVELSAITAGVKEVRAVIEGARRATGGYGKETVLFLDEIHRFSKAQQDSLLPAVENRWVTLIAATTENPYFSVISPLLSRSLLLTLEPLTDDDLRGLLRRALGSERGLKESVALPGDAENHLLRIAGGDARRALTALEAAAGAALDKGEPEITLQTLEETVDRAAVKYDRDGDQHYDVASALIKSIRGSDVDAALHYLARMIEAGEDPRFIARRLMISASEDIGLADPNALPIAVAAAQAVAMIGFPEAALTLSHATIALALAPKSNAATMAIGAAMEDVRKGHAGPVPTHLRDGHYKGAAKLGHAQGYVYPHDLPEGIAAQQYAPEELADREYYTPTRHGAEARYADAVEWTRKRLGRGRS